In Deltaproteobacteria bacterium, the genomic window CAACGACCCTGGCAACCTCGAGGGCCGACAGGGTTCCGACCTGGCCGTCAAACGGGCCCCCGTTCAGGACCGTGTCTATATGTGAACCGCTCATTACCGCCGGTTTGGCAGGATCACTCCCATTGATCCTACCCCTGATACAGCCGGCCCTGCAAATGGTTACCTCTGCCCCGATCTTCTCGAGCTGAGCGATCACGTAGTTATATGCCTTCATGTATTCCGGGCTGAAGGTGAGACGCGTGATACCTTTGCCTGGAGTCATGTTGAAAGAGTTCAAGGTGTCGAGATCCTTCTTGATACGATCGATATTGACTTCCATGCCCAACCCCTAACGCTTCTTCGATGCTAATTCCCTCGTATCTGAGCCTGACTGTGAACAGGCACACTCCAACCACCACTCCCACCTGGAACCGGGTAGCAGACAGAGGGACCTCGCTTCCAGGCAGAACAACACCTCCCTCTTACACGTGGCCGCCTGTGATCTCCGGCTGGGGATAGACTTTCACAATCCAAAATTTCATCAGGAAATAGTATGCGATGCCGGATGCGAACATTCCCACGATATACATATAGTCCCACACCGGTATGCAGACTGCTATCGCTATGGCGTAAGAAATCAGAGCCGCCGGATTCCAGTTCTTCCAATACCTGTACTGCCCGTTTGGCGTGTACAACTCGTTGATGTTTATCCTCCTTCTCCTCAAAATGTAGTAGTCGCATATTATGATACCCGCCACCGGAGCGAGCGCGCCCCCGATCACTCCGAGGGCCGTTATTATCTGGGGCGCGGCTTTCCATGGCTGCATGGCCACGCCTATCACGCCTGCGATTATGACTCCCATGCCGAAAGTGATCTTGGACGGCCAGGTGTTGCTGATCACATAAGCCGGGGGAAACAGATTGGCGGAGTCGTTGGTGGACCATGTAGCCAGGAACACGAAGAGGAGGCATAGAATGAGCATTACCGGGCTCTCCGGCCCGATGACCTTCGTCATAATCACGATGGGATTCCAATCCCCGATCACCACCATGGAGATCATTCCCAGAATACCGAAAAACATCGAGGCTGGGACAAGACCAATCCACTGAGCCGCCATGTATTTCCTGGTTGATTTCCACCAACTCCTTGTTTCCTCGGCAGTTACTTCGCACTCCCTCGTGATATCCTGAATACTCACGGCAAGAGTGGCCCAGCCACCTACCAAGACCATTATTCCCAGGGGAAGAGAAATCCCACCGCCTTTTCCTCCCATAGCCATCAATCCCCAGAATGATTTGTCTGAACGCGACAGGAGAAGGACCAGGAGGTAGATCCCCACCCCAATAAGGATAGGGGTTGCAACATAGCTGATCCTCAAGACCGGCCGTATTCCGAAGTAGGTATGGACGATCTGAATCGCGGCAAATATTATGATGTAGAGCAAAAGGTTCGACCAGCCGAACAACATGTTGGTTACAGCCGCGATCGCCATCGCGCCGATCCACGTTTGAAAACCGAACCAAAACATGGCCGGAATAGCCCTGAGATAAGCCGGTATCTGGGTACCCATATATCCGAAGGACGTTCGCATGGCAACGGCGAAGGGAATGCCGTATTTTATTCCCAGGTCTTGCGTAAACCACATGACGACGGCTACCAGGCTGTACGACAGCAGTAAAGCCAGCAGGATCTGCCATCCGCTGAGCGACGGGTACATCTGCGCGGTGCTCATAAACAAGGCGAGTTGGACAGACATCGCGAACCAGATCACGGTAAGGCCGCCGAAACCCACCGTTCTGTCACTGTACCTGCGAGGGAGAACACTGACACCACTGAGGTCGAGGTGGGAACCTTTCGCTTTTTGCTGATCAATGGTCACCTCGAGTTCCGCCTGTTCAACTTTTTCTAAGCCTTCCATATCAGAGCCCTCTCTTTCGTGTTTTTGCATCCAAGGTCAGAAACGTTTACGGCCTGACAAACCTGCCGTAACCCGGGTCTCCCGTTACTTCTCCCTCTTCGGCTACGATTCTGCCCCGCACCATGGTCAGAACGGGCATCCCTTTGATCTCAAGACCGTCGAAAGGAGAATGTTTATGCAACGAGTGGAATTTCTGGGCGTCGATAACCCCTTTCTTCTTCATATCTACGATGACAAGATCCGCGTCGGATCCGACTTGAATTGTCCCTTTTTGCGGGTAGATCCCGAAGAGCTTTGCCGGATTTTCGCAGACCAAGGAAACCAGGTTCTGGATTGAAATCCTCCCCTTGTTGACTCCCTCGCTCAACAGGACCGGGAGGAACGATTCCAGGGCGATAGCCCCGTTACCGGCCTGCCATATGTCGGCCCACCCTCTCTCCTTGTTTTCCTTTGGGTGCGGCCCATGGTCCGAACCCAGAGCTTCGACCTGCCCCTTAGCCACCTGTTCCCATAGCTTTTCCGTTTCTTCCCTGGACCTGACAGGAGGTGCAAATTTCAGGTACGGTCCCAGCCGGTCCCCGTCTTCTTGGCACAACGCCAGGTAATGAGGGCCGGTCTCACAGGTTATCTCCTGTCCCCCTTCCCTCCTCCTGTAGATGATCTCCACACCCTGAGGACAACTGACATGGACTATATGGAGCCGGCATCTCGCCTCTTCGGCCAACATCGCAGCCCGTGAAATCGCCTCTACTTCTTCCAGAACAGGGCACGCCTCGAAGAAAGCATGTATGTCCTTTCTGCCTTCTGTCCTGAGTTTGTTCATCAGATGATTGATTATCACCTCGTTTTCCGCATGAACCGTCGCCACAGACCCACAATCGGCTATCTTCCTAAAGGCGTCCAGCAACATGCCGTCATCCAGAACCTCGAAAACGCCCGGAACGGATCCGGCCATCATCGCCTTGAAACCGATGGCGCCCGCATCAACCATCTTAGGAATCTCATCGAGGTTTCCCGGAACAGCTCCACCCCAGAAAGCAAAATCGACGATGAATTTCTTGTCAGCTACATTTCTCTTTTCTTGGAATGCCTCCAGACTCGTCGTTGCAGGTATGCACAGCGGCATTTCACAGACGGTCGTTACGCCACCGGCTGCTGCTGCCATCGATCCGGTAATAAAATTCTCGTTTGTCTCTGCCATTCCCATATCCAGGGTATGGACATGCTCATCGATAATTCCTGGCAGTATGTAACGTCCCTCTGCATCCAGTGTATTTCGAGCTTTGGGTAGACTCCGATCATCTGCAATCGCGACAAATTTGCCGTTCTCGATGGCTATTCCTGCTTCAACGATAGCACTGGGCGTCACTATCTTGCCGTTTATGATTCTTGTCTCTACTTGCATGGAACCATTCCTTTCTCGGTGCTCTTCGGGGACGGGTCTCCCTATTCCCAAAATACAGATCGTCCTCACTGAATAGGCCTGGTCAAAGGAGACGCGGCTTGCGGCCGATTCACAGATATCGACATTTTCTTGGTAGCAAAGGGAAAGGTCTTTGTATGTCGGGAGAATTTGAAATTTTTGTGGGGAAAGTATGAAAAATCCGGCCGACCGATTCCGCCCTATTCGAGGGACGTCAAGCCGTGGCGAAGCGCAAATTTCACCAGATTGGGGACATCGGAAATTTCCAGCTTCCGCATCATTCGGCTACGGTAAGTTTCCACCGTCTTTTGCGAGATATACAGAATGCCTGCAATTTCAGCGCTGGTTTTGCCTTCCACAACCAGTTGCAGGATCTCTCGTTCTCTCAGACTGAGTTTTTCCACGGGAGCCTCAGATCGGGCCGGTCCTCTTTCGTCAAGACACGTGCCGACCAGATTTTCCATAATCTGCTGGCACAGATAGCGCCGCCCCAAACCGACAGTACGAACAGAATGAACCAATTCCTTACCGGCGGCCTCCTTCACGATATATCCTCTCGCGCCCGCCTTAAGAGCCCGCAGTATGTGCTCTGAAGTCGAGTGCATTGAAAGGACCACCACGGCACATGAAGGGCATGACTCCAGAACCCTTTCTATAGCATCTATGCCGTTCAACTCAGGCATTTCGATATCCATGATAACCACGTCGGGGCAGACCTTCCTTACCTGGGCGACTACCTCCCTACCGCTACCGGCTTCTCCAACTACCCTGATATCGTCTTCCATTTCCAAGAGAAGCCGTATGCCGTTCCGGACTATGGTGTGATCGTCAGCCAGAAGAACCTTGATAGCCATCTTCCGAACCTCATGGAAATCTGCGGCAGAATTCCTGATAATACGCGTGCTCCCTTCCGGCCAGCGATGTTCTGGACTCGACCAGGACACCCGGCTCCCCGGAAGAGCTCACAATCCGGATCTGTCCATCCGTCGTTTTCCTTATCTCGTTATGACTACAGTAACTTCGGTACCTTTACCGACCTCTGATCCCACGAAAAGTTCAGCGCCGACCGCTGCTGCACGTTCCCTCATTGTTATCAGCCCCCACCCTGTCGTACCTTTTGGCATCTGCAGACTTCTTGCGTCGAATCCCATGCCATCATCTCTTACGGTCAAGACAACCTGATCAGGGGTACTTTCGAACAGTATTTCCACATGTTCCGCCTCAGCGTGCTTAGCCACGTTGTTAAGGGCCTCTTGAGCAATCCTCAGCAGAACCATCTCCAACGAGATCGGTAGGCGGGGTTCGATTTCATTGACCCGAGTGTCCAGCTTCAACCCAGTCCGCTCAGAGAATTTCTCACCGAACCAGCTGAGTGCCGCCGACAATCCATAATCATCCAGCACAGGTGGTCGCAGCTCACACATTACCTCCCTTATATGCTTTGTTGTCTCCTCGACCAGCCTGACGGAATCGTCGATTCGCGACGATATCTCTTTTCGATACTCCCGCGGCAACTGGCTCCCAATAAGGTTGAGATTGATGCTCAGTGCCGTCAGGCGCTGCCCCACCTGATCATGTAGTTCTCTGGCCAACTCGCGCCTTTGTTTCTCTTCGACTTCCTGAATGCGCTTTGCCATGGACCGTATCTGCTCTCGTTGTTTGACGACGGATTGAAACAATCTGACATTGTGGATCCCGATTGCCATGGAATTGGCGAATTCACAGGCTATCTCGATCTGCTCATCCCCCAGTTCCGGCAACAGTCCCGAACTCAAATATAGAGTTCCGATCAGATCATCCTGAACGAGCAACGGTACCCTGATACAGGCAGGCAAGCCAGCAGATCTGAAAAACTCTTCGATCACGGGAGGCTCTACCAAGGGCTGATACTGCTCGAACGAAACGATCTCCGCCGTTTTGAGCCTGCCGGCAGACTCCGGGGCTTGGAGTCGCATCGTAAATCCGGCTTTCATTCGGCCCTTACAGCCAGAACTCGTGGCAAGCACTTCCGCCCGTTCTCTTTCGAAATCGAGTTCCACGACCACGCCCAACAAAGCGGGGATCAGCCCACTGATACTCTCTAGCCCCGCTTCGGCGATGACCCGAGGTGACCGGGCAGCGAGAATAGCTTTGTGAAAGTGCTGGAGATTCTTGAGCCTCTCAGCATACTTTCTTAGCCGTGCCTCGGCTCTTTTCCCGGCGGTCAGATCTATCCCTGAGCTGAGAACCGCCCTGATATTACCATTCTCGTCTCTCAGCAATGTATTATGCCAGCCGATTATCCTCTCATCCCCCTTGGCGGTCACCACGGGATTGATGTGGAATTCGATCGGTTTTATCTGTCCGGATATCAGTTCATGGAAGTACCGGACCAGCTTGGATCTGATTCTCTCAGGGACAAAGGTCTCGGTCCACTCCTTGCCGATGATATCGCTTTCTCTGCACTCCAGGACCTCACAGCATTTCCTGTTTGCAAAGGTGACTTTCCTGTCAAGGTCTACGATCTTGACCATGATACCCATCAAGTCGAAATACTCCCTCGCCAAGGCTGTATTCTCAACCAGATGGATAGTAGAGTGGCTGTTGCCCAAATCCAAACTCACCCCTTCACCTATGCATTTTCTCAAGCGACCCCCTTATCTCGACCCCA contains:
- the allB gene encoding allantoinase AllB, which produces MQVETRIINGKIVTPSAIVEAGIAIENGKFVAIADDRSLPKARNTLDAEGRYILPGIIDEHVHTLDMGMAETNENFITGSMAAAAGGVTTVCEMPLCIPATTSLEAFQEKRNVADKKFIVDFAFWGGAVPGNLDEIPKMVDAGAIGFKAMMAGSVPGVFEVLDDGMLLDAFRKIADCGSVATVHAENEVIINHLMNKLRTEGRKDIHAFFEACPVLEEVEAISRAAMLAEEARCRLHIVHVSCPQGVEIIYRRREGGQEITCETGPHYLALCQEDGDRLGPYLKFAPPVRSREETEKLWEQVAKGQVEALGSDHGPHPKENKERGWADIWQAGNGAIALESFLPVLLSEGVNKGRISIQNLVSLVCENPAKLFGIYPQKGTIQVGSDADLVIVDMKKKGVIDAQKFHSLHKHSPFDGLEIKGMPVLTMVRGRIVAEEGEVTGDPGYGRFVRP
- a CDS encoding PAS domain S-box protein, whose product is MRKCIGEGVSLDLGNSHSTIHLVENTALAREYFDLMGIMVKIVDLDRKVTFANRKCCEVLECRESDIIGKEWTETFVPERIRSKLVRYFHELISGQIKPIEFHINPVVTAKGDERIIGWHNTLLRDENGNIRAVLSSGIDLTAGKRAEARLRKYAERLKNLQHFHKAILAARSPRVIAEAGLESISGLIPALLGVVVELDFERERAEVLATSSGCKGRMKAGFTMRLQAPESAGRLKTAEIVSFEQYQPLVEPPVIEEFFRSAGLPACIRVPLLVQDDLIGTLYLSSGLLPELGDEQIEIACEFANSMAIGIHNVRLFQSVVKQREQIRSMAKRIQEVEEKQRRELARELHDQVGQRLTALSINLNLIGSQLPREYRKEISSRIDDSVRLVEETTKHIREVMCELRPPVLDDYGLSAALSWFGEKFSERTGLKLDTRVNEIEPRLPISLEMVLLRIAQEALNNVAKHAEAEHVEILFESTPDQVVLTVRDDGMGFDARSLQMPKGTTGWGLITMRERAAAVGAELFVGSEVGKGTEVTVVITR
- a CDS encoding cytosine permease, with product MEGLEKVEQAELEVTIDQQKAKGSHLDLSGVSVLPRRYSDRTVGFGGLTVIWFAMSVQLALFMSTAQMYPSLSGWQILLALLLSYSLVAVVMWFTQDLGIKYGIPFAVAMRTSFGYMGTQIPAYLRAIPAMFWFGFQTWIGAMAIAAVTNMLFGWSNLLLYIIIFAAIQIVHTYFGIRPVLRISYVATPILIGVGIYLLVLLLSRSDKSFWGLMAMGGKGGGISLPLGIMVLVGGWATLAVSIQDITRECEVTAEETRSWWKSTRKYMAAQWIGLVPASMFFGILGMISMVVIGDWNPIVIMTKVIGPESPVMLILCLLFVFLATWSTNDSANLFPPAYVISNTWPSKITFGMGVIIAGVIGVAMQPWKAAPQIITALGVIGGALAPVAGIIICDYYILRRRRININELYTPNGQYRYWKNWNPAALISYAIAIAVCIPVWDYMYIVGMFASGIAYYFLMKFWIVKVYPQPEITGGHV
- a CDS encoding response regulator transcription factor; its protein translation is MAIKVLLADDHTIVRNGIRLLLEMEDDIRVVGEAGSGREVVAQVRKVCPDVVIMDIEMPELNGIDAIERVLESCPSCAVVVLSMHSTSEHILRALKAGARGYIVKEAAGKELVHSVRTVGLGRRYLCQQIMENLVGTCLDERGPARSEAPVEKLSLREREILQLVVEGKTSAEIAGILYISQKTVETYRSRMMRKLEISDVPNLVKFALRHGLTSLE